In Gouania willdenowi chromosome 15, fGouWil2.1, whole genome shotgun sequence, one DNA window encodes the following:
- the LOC114476912 gene encoding nucleolar protein 58-like has product MEKINITAETEVSSDKSSCNEPANPKCNECGKMLNQEREIDSILEAQQELKVKLEKKDLMLELKEEEISYLSFLLDEMEKELDMKNSQWEDSLDLKLEELREKFQDQKKQLDEEKAALLDITNELQNKEQMFLKQKDEQQTTISQLEATLKMKEDDLKSQLVENEKAVKAITEKEALCNNENQSTQLQTALDEAQKKLVAMEEERSNHIKTMSIMKATLTETQEAFNKVQATIQEQKQEKEKEKEQKREKEKRQKQGNEEEKEKRQMQGKEEEKEEEKKEKEQKKEKRQKQGKEDEKEEEKKEKEQKKEKRQKQGKEEVKEKEQKKEKRHKKDKEQKKEKRHKKDKEQKKEKADSNDNPIKKWFKNLFRTKRT; this is encoded by the coding sequence ATGGAGAAAATAAACATCACAGCAGAGACAGAAGTTTCTTCTGACAAATCATCTTGTAATGAACCAGCTAATCCCAAGTgtaatgaatgtggaaagatgCTTAATCAGGAAAGAGAAATAGATTCCATCCTTGAGGCACAACAGGAACTGAAGGtcaaattggaaaaaaaggaTCTAATGTTGGAGCTAAAGGAAGAGGAAATCTCATACCTTTCATTTTTACTGGATGAGATGGAAAAAGAATTAGACATGAAAAATAGCCAGTGGGAGGACAGCCTTGACCTTAAACTGGAGGAGCTACGTGAGAAGTTCCAGGATCAGAAGAAGCAGTTGGATGAAGAAAAGGCTGCTTTGTTGGACATTACTAACGAGCTTCAGAACAAAGAACAAATGTTCTTAAAGCAGAAAGATGAACAACAAACAACCATTTCACAATTGGAGGCCACTCTGAAAATGAAGGAGGATGACCTAAAAAGCCAACTGGTGGAGAATGAAAAAGCTGTGAAAGCAATCACAGAAAAGGAAGCTCTCTGCAATAATGAGAACCAGTCAACACAACTACAGACTGCCCTGGATGAAGCACAGAAAAAACTTGTGGCAATGGAAGAGGAGCGGTCCAACCACATCAAGACTATGTCCATCATGAAGGCCACGCTCACTGAAACACAGGAAGCCTTCAACAAAGTGCAAGCCACAATTCAGGAGCagaagcaggagaaggagaaagagaaggagcaaaagagggagaaggagaagaggcaGAAGCAAGGGAATgaggaagagaaggagaagaggcaGATGCAGGGgaaggaggaagagaaggaggaggagaagaaggagaaggagcaaAAGAAGGAGAAGAGGCAGAAGCAGGGGAAGGAGgatgagaaggaggaggagaagaaggagaaggagcaaAAGAAGGAGAAGAGGCAGAAGCAggggaaggaggaagtgaaggagAAGGAGCAAAAGAAGGAAAAGAGGCATAAGAAAGACAAGGAGCAAAAGAAGGAAAAGAGGCATAAGAAAGACAAGGAGCAAAAGAAGGAGAAGGCAGATTCTAATGACAACCCGATAAAGAAATGGTTCAAAAACCTGTTTAGAACCAAAAGAACATGA